TACTTTTAATGCATTTGTCTAAACATGACAAAGTCAGTAGTCTGCAGTATTTTCGTATGCGTTTAATTCGGTAAATCGAACTAATACAATGTTAACCTAATTAACAAATCAATTCagaaaactaaatatatttgattatgttttaaatagaatCATGTTTTTTCATTGGGAATCAAGATAAaagttttacaatatatatatatatatatattatatttaaattcataaatcaGAAATCTTAAAAGACAAAATCTAAGAGGGAACCTAAGTTCTGATTAAACAACACCGCTATTTATTTCTCTTACCGAAACACTCGAGCTGTATTGTATGCGTGGTGACCGTTTGGCACGAAATAATTTGCATCTATTCGTGGGTCGGGTTCACTAGTCAAAGTATCGATTGCGCAACTTTTCAAGTTACTGGTCCGTTGATTTGTGGTAATTCTTGGCACATCTAATCTacgataaaaaaattagttttctattttaaagttGTAATATACTATGAATTTAGCTTCAGAAAACATAATTTGCTTTATGCAAATGCAACGAGATGCCACACTCTCAATAATGTCGacatgaaaaaggaaaataagaCTAATATGCCCATGAGAATATCCCCAAGATTCCCCATGCAAACGAGAGTAGCTACAGTAATTATATAATACAAATCATGTCTTATTCAGTTATCCCTTATTATCAATTATTTACAAAGCCTACCATAATTTTCATTAAGCAaacatacattgaataattacatatattgaCGTAGTAATATATTTCGAACACGATGATAGAGATACACATACTCCCTAAACATGATCCAAAGTACTCATAAATCTACCAAGCTACAAAACGGTGTCCaacatttgattttttgtaATGGTTATTTATATATCTTCGGTGGGTGTCTCCTCATCGGTATCAGGCAAATTAAAGAAAACAAGAGCAAAGAAGTTTCTAAATTGTCCGTACATGTGAAGTATGAACAATTTATTAGTAATGCATGATACCGATTATTTATTCATGAATCGACGTTGacgggaagaaaaaaaaataattgatgttGACATAAATAAGGAGAGCTTGCCACGAAGATGGTAGGAGCCGACAGAAAGCTAAAGtccataattaatttttttgttaaaagataGTGTACTAATGATCGACTATAGACCATAACTTAGTATTCCTCATTTATTATTGTCTATTTTCTACCAGCGATGATAAACACAAATGAAACACACGGCAAATTGTAAATTCTGATTCGAGATGCAATTTTAGAAACCTTAGCAAAGAAAACTTTATAATGCAACCAAACCAACTCAAAGTAAACAGAAAGAATTAGAGGTTGATTGTTTGCAGTTTTTGAATTAGTTTTTGGTTTCTGTTTTTCTAAAAACTATTTTGCATCCGatcaagattttgaaagaatAGATTCCCTAAAATGCAGAGAAACTAGTTTTTCCAAATAACTGCTTTCTTAACATAAAAACCAAAAGCCAAGTTTTCATAGTTTTTTTCATCAAACGGTGGTTTTCGGTTttctaaaaattgtttttatcatatttatgcTTTAATgtaagaaaacaataaaaatgataatcACTATAAACAAATAAAGTTAAGTAAAATTCATTTTCTTACTATTGGtacaatttattaaaatctgtgatatatatattctttttgtagttttattttttaaacacaaaattaacttctaagttaattttttaaatatttgaccaaaaaaaatcattaatcaaatttttgaagaaccaaaaatataataaaatttgaatttaagaattcaaaatagatttataattttatacgaTTTCCCAgacttataaaaatacatttaaattttatttagtatgTTTAAATAAtctaactatttatatttttgtttataatatttgaattatagaataattttaaaatataagattttttttacttttttaattatgtattgcCATTTTTGAACTGCATTAATTATGAATTGTGGTTCATCTATTTAGTTTgcattattttctcttttaaaataaatttattaaataaataaatatattttaagtggtaatattttgtattatttgttgttttcatagtaagtaatattttattactaatttttatttcaacttcatacaaaaataagtaataaaattataaaaagtatatataacttATGTTTAAACATAgaattaaattttgtattatttgttgTTCTTTTGAAATAAGCTTATGTGTGTTTTGtaatgatattatattttattattccagaataaatattttactattgaaaatattttcatttcattattttataagcAAAAGCTagaaactaaaaaccaaaatctaaaatcaccattcatgtttttcaaaaaactaaaatctattgCAAAATtagaaaccaaaaactaaaatctaaaatccaaaaaccaaaaactaaaaatcaaaaaccaaaaaccaaaatctagaaaccaaacaaacaatcatcaccttaatTGAGTCGATGTTCCAGTTTTTGGGAGTAAAACCTCCATTAGATTAGATGCTGGTTAATTACATTTTTATCATTAAACTTTGAAATGTTATTAGAGAtctatgtttatttatttatttgtgattAATTAATTCTCTGATGTTTATTGGAAATATTTGGATTATGCGCccaatatattttctttttaagtgCTTGTATAATTAAATAAAGTTGGTAGCCATATAGTCTAAAGTTGTGATTGGTATTTACGATACTTTTTCCCTAAAGATAATTACTTTAAGATGACGACGAAATCTACGCGGTTTACGGAATCTTCAGTTAACCGAGACAATTATTCCATCAAATGTGATTTGAGAAATAAATTGAATGCTAAATATTTTCTCAATTATGGTTAACATTTTAATTTAGACTTCCGTATACTTGacattttcttttgctttttgcTTTTTGTATATTGTTTACACTCTACAAACTTGAATACACAATAACAACAAACACAATCCATTATCAGGTGTGCAACATAAGTACATTAAGTAGGGAACAAAACCAACGGCGAGTCAGTGAAGCAACTTCTCTTGCACAAAAAATCTTGTaaaaacaattgataaaaaGCGTTTAAAATCGTCTGATGTTAAGCGAAACACAGGAAATACATAGTATGAGGATATACAAAAACTTGCTACCTACAACTAAACAGTATATAGATTTATCGCTAATTATTGAATTTGTTTAGACAAATGATTGTGCTAATTTTGTAATCTCTAAATTATCAAAACTTATTGGACCATATAAAATTAAGTGGAAGGTTGTTTCATATTGTATAAATATCATATCGGAGACTTGGCATTTCGGATGATATTTTTACGTACACATCCCATTCGTATCATCTAAGGACACCACTTTGGTCAGTACAACATCTTTGGTCTTTTTTTCGTCATCCTTTTGACGCAATTATATGTAACTTTAGTGTTGTCTTATTTTCTTTTGCCTTTTcgatctctctctttttttttttactactttTAGAGCTACACTTTacgttgctcaaaaaaaaagagctaaCACTTACAAACCATTTTTCAATTTATGTGTTGTATGGTTTGATTATATAGGAtgaattcaaatatattttcaaagcaTCAGatgctttattttctttttggtaaatttcAGTTAAGCTCTAGATAACGACAAAAGATAACTATattctaaacctgatttctataACTAGAGCTCTCTTTCAATGATAAAACTAAACACCTATACAAAACCCGAATTTTGCAGCAGGGCCAAGTTAAAGTCACCAAGAACACAATGTATAATAAAACCTTTCgctttgttttattaatatttcttaACTTTCTTTTCTAATGTTGTAGATATCATCCTTACATTGTATCTCTATATATAAGTAATAGAAAACCTTAGTTTTATCCTATTACAACATGATCTAGAAAATCTTAGACTTATCCTAAACCTATTAGTATTTGTTATCCAACTTACTTTAGGATAACTTGTTGTCTAAGCAATAAAGCTTATCCAACATTCACCCCCTTAAGCTTCATGTTCTTTTGAGCTAGATCTTGTACACAGATCTTCTCCCTCATCTCTCTGAATAGTGTCTTCGCCAATGCTTTAGTAAGTACGTCCGCGAGTTGTTCCTTGCCAGGGACGTGTTCTACATCAAGTTGATCACTCTCAATGCATTCACGTATGAAATGAAATCTCTTGTGGATGTGCTTGCTTCTTCGATGAAACACTGGGTTCCTAGTTAGTGCAATAGCTGACTTATTGTCGATTCTGATCAATGTCTTCTCATCTTTTCTTCCTGTGATCTCAACCAACAATTCTTGAAGCCAGATGGCTTGCTTAGCAGCTTCTGTAGCGGCGACAAACTCTGATtcacaagaggagagagcaactATCTCTTGCTTTTGTGAACACCAGGTTATAGGTGTATCTCCAAAGCAAAATAAGTGGCTAGTGGTACTCTTACCATCGTCTATGTCAGTATTATGACTACTGTCGCTATAGCCGACAAGTTTCTTAGTTCCTCCTTTCTTATATACCAAGCCGAAACCAAGAGTGCCTCGTAAATATCTCAAAACTTGTTTAAGGGCATTACCGTGTGACTCTCGTGGAGAGTGCATATATCGGCTTAGTAGACCAACCGAGAAGGCTAGGTCAGGTCTTGTGTGGAGGAGATACCGAAGACAGCCAATCCTTCGTCTGTAGACAGTTGCGTCTATCTCTGGTTCTTCTGTTGATTTGGATAGCTTGAGACCGAATTCCATAGGTATTAGTGTCGGGTTGCAAGTATTCAAGCCTGCTTCCTCCACTATACGCTTTGCATACGCTTCCTGTTTGATCTCAATTCCTGATGGCACTTATCTTACTTCAATGCCGAGATAGTAACTTAACTTTCCAAGATCAGACATCTCAAATTGCTTTGACATTGATACCTTGAACTCCATGATCGCTGAGAGCTTATTGCCGGTGATGAAAAGGTCATCTACATATATAGCTACGATCAGAAGTGACTCTCCGTCTTGCTTACGATAAACAGAACTTTCCTTTGAGCACTTGTTGAACTTCAACCTTCTTAAAATCTGATCAAGCTTAGTGTTCCAACATCTCGGAGCTTGTCTTAACCCGTATAAAGCCTTTGATAATTTGAAAACTTTATGTTCTTCTCCCTTCTTTTCAAATCCTTCGGGTTGAGATACATAGACATCTTCGTTTAGTTCTCCGTGTAGAAACACAGTTTTGACGTCCATATGGTGAATCTCCCATTGGTTTGCAGCAGCTAACGCGGTTAAGAGTCTGATAGTCTCAAGCTGTGCTACTGGAGCGAATGCTTCTTCGAAGTCAAT
This Brassica napus cultivar Da-Ae chromosome C6, Da-Ae, whole genome shotgun sequence DNA region includes the following protein-coding sequences:
- the LOC125588530 gene encoding secreted RxLR effector protein 161-like: MEFGLKLSKSTEEPEIDATVYRRRIGCLRYLLHTRPDLAFSVGLLSRYMHSPRESHGNALKQVLRYLRGTLGFGLVYKKGGTKKLVGYSDSSHNTDIDDGKSTTSHLFCFGDTPITWCSQKQEIVALSSCESEFVAATEAAKQAIWLQELLVEITGRKDEKTLIRIDNKSAIALTRNPVFHRRSKHIHKRFHFIRECIESDQLDVEHVPGKEQLADVLTKALAKTLFREMREKICVQDLAQKNMKLKGVNVG